The Bombus pyrosoma isolate SC7728 linkage group LG3, ASM1482585v1, whole genome shotgun sequence genome has a segment encoding these proteins:
- the LOC122566075 gene encoding uncharacterized protein LOC122566075, whose product MAAKIYFNEDLYDGSKLKNCDTTTSHSRQAQERIQEFNRLKRARQLLDAISLTNELLADGSNVEILSLANTIIKRFKVLGISNISLENSSQSTRTSIYKPLHTGIYHCCTFCSSGGKKETTCGCGGIIPGGYKGCGHGHFGHPGVYHWSCCGSILRYGCCLSFQKSIHQLLF is encoded by the exons ATGGCAGCtaaaat ATATTTCAACGAGGATTTGTACGATGGATCAAAGCTCAAGAATTGTGATACAACAACATCACATTCTAGACAAGCACAGGAAAGAATTCAAGAATTCAATAGATTAAAACGAGCCAGGCAACTTCTTGATGCTATTTCTCTTACAAATGAATTACTTGCAGATGGTTCAAATGTAGAAATATTGAGTCTTgctaatacaataataaaaagatttaaagtCTTGGGTATATCTAACATATCATTAG aaaattccAGTCAAAGTACAAGGACGTCTATATACAAACCTCTTCATACTGGTATTTATCACTGTTGTACTTTCTGTTCAAGTGGGGGTAAGAAAGAAACCACTTGTGGCTGTGGAGGAATTATACCtg GTGGATATAAAGGTTGTGGCCATGGTCATTTTGGACATCCTGGGGTATATCATTGGTCTTGCTGTGGATCAATCTTACGTTATGGATGTTGCCTCTCTTTTCAAAAAAGTATACATCAACTGCTGTTTTAA
- the LOC122566122 gene encoding peflin, whose product MAYPNSMFGATNPETQVSPEVQQWFAAVDRDSSGRITAIELQSALANGQGGTFSDTACRLMIGMFDKEKNGTIDLYEFQALYNYINAWLGVFRSFDHDNSGSIQENELSAALTRMGYRLSPEFISFLIKKSDPKGHSSITVDQFIVLCVQIQRFTDAFRVRDTEQTGVINIGFEDFLGVALDCTV is encoded by the exons ATGGCCTATCCG aatTCAATGTTTGGAGCAACAAATCCTGAAACACAAGTAAGTCCAGAAGTACAGCAGTGGTTTGCTGCTGTTGATAGAGATAGCAGTGGAAGAATCACGGCTATAGAATTACAATCTGCTTTAGCAAATGGACAAGGGGGTACATTTTCAGATACTGCTTGCCGACTTATGATAG gaatgtttgataaagaaaagaatggtaCAATAGATTTGTATGAGTTTCAAGctctttataattatattaatgcaTGGTTAGGTGTTTTTCGTAGTTTTGATCATGATAATTCTGGAAGTAtacaagaaaatgaattaagTGCAGCATTAACACGGATGGGATATAGATTAAGTCCAGAGTTTATATCATTTCTTATAAAGAAAAGTGATCCTAAGGGCCATTCTAGTATCACAGTTGatcaatttattgtattatgtgtacaaattcaaagatttacag ATGCTTTCCGAGTAAGAGATACTGAGCAAACAGGGGTAATCAATATTGGATTTGAAGATTTTCTAGGTGTTGCACTTGATTGTACTGTATAA